From Nitrospirota bacterium, one genomic window encodes:
- a CDS encoding Hsp20/alpha crystallin family protein — protein sequence MKRKESKEIATKEPLRVLAPFEEAERWFEEVFRHPFGLFGRRRWPVFRHGELEEISTSVDIFEDDSNVVVKAELPGMKKEDIDVTVTDHTMKISGEKKREEKVEKKDYYWEERSYGSFARSFQLPSEVQTDKAEAKFKDGILEIRIPKTEEARQKEKKVSVQ from the coding sequence ATGAAAAGAAAAGAATCAAAGGAAATCGCAACAAAAGAGCCTTTACGGGTTCTTGCGCCTTTTGAGGAGGCGGAACGCTGGTTTGAGGAGGTGTTCAGGCATCCCTTCGGGCTGTTTGGCAGGCGGAGATGGCCGGTTTTCCGGCATGGGGAATTGGAAGAAATCAGCACCTCGGTAGATATTTTCGAGGACGACAGCAACGTTGTGGTAAAAGCCGAACTCCCCGGCATGAAAAAGGAAGATATCGATGTCACCGTCACTGACCATACCATGAAGATATCGGGCGAGAAGAAACGGGAAGAGAAGGTCGAGAAGAAAGACTACTACTGGGAGGAGCGCTCTTACGGATCATTTGCCCGCAGCTTTCAGCTTCCCTCAGAAGTGCAGACTGACAAGGCAGAAGCAAAATTTAAAGACGGGATTCTTGAGATAAGAATTCCGAAAACAGAAGAGGCCAGGCAAAAAGAGAAAAAAGTGAGCGTTCAGTAG